A window of Juglans regia cultivar Chandler chromosome 7, Walnut 2.0, whole genome shotgun sequence contains these coding sequences:
- the LOC109009085 gene encoding heterogeneous nuclear ribonucleoprotein A1-like 2 gives MDRKLVVLGIPWDVDTEGLRDYMSKFGELEDCIVMKERSTGRSRGFGYVTFASVEDAKNALSGEHFLGNRMLEVKVATPKEEMRAPAKKVTRIFVARIPQSVTEETFRSHFEQYGDITDLYMPKDQGSKIHRGIGFITFASADSVDNLMAETHELGGSTVVVDRATPKEDDFRPMGRTAQGGYGAYNAYISAATRYAALGAPTLYDHPGSVYGRGESSRGMGKKIFVGRLPQEASSEDLRQYFGRFGRILDVYVPRDPKRTGHRGFGFVTFADDGVADRVSRRPHEICGHQVAIDSATPLDDAGPPSGSFMMNPAESFGGYGGPMRTYGRMYGSLDFDDWGYGIGSGGRPSRADWRYRPY, from the exons GAGAGGTCAACTGGCCGATCTCGTGGTTTTGGTTATGTAACATTTGCATCAGTTGAAGATGCTAAG AACGCATTGTCAGGCGAGCACTTTCTTGGAAACCGAATGCTGGAAGTTAAAGTGGCTACCCCGAAG GAGGAAATGAGAGCACCTGCAAAGAAAGTTACCCGGATATTTGTTGCTAGAATCCCACAATCTGTGACAGAAGAAACCTTTCGAAG tCATTTTGAGCAATATGGCGATATAACAGATTTGTACATGCccaag GATCAAGGCTCAAAAATTCATCGTGGAATTGGCTTTATCACCTTTGCAAGTGCAG ATTCTGTGGACAATTTGATGGCCGAAACTCATGAATTGGGTGGTTCTACTGTAGTTGTTGATCGAGCAACACCAAAG GAAGATGACTTCAGGCCAATGGGCAGAACGGCACAGGGTGGATATGGTGCATACAATGCTTATATTTCTGCAGCAACTAGATATGCAGCCCTTGGTGCTCCTACTTTATATGATCATCCCGGCTCAGTTTATGGGA GGGGTGAGTCCAGTCGAGGAATGGGCAAGAAGATTTTTGTCGGGAGGCTTCCTCAGGAGGCAAGCTCTGAAGATCTCCGCCAGTATTTTGGTAGATTTGGCCGTATATTAGATGTCTATGTTCCAAGG GACCCTAAGAGGACTGGCCACCGAGGTTTTGGTTTTGTAACTTTTGCCGATGATGGTGTAGCAGATCGTGTATCTCGAAGACCTCATGAGATCTGCGGACATCAG GTTGCGATAGATTCAGCCACACCTCTTGATGATGCTGGTCCTCCCAGTGGAAGTTTTATGATGAATCCTGCGGAATCCTTTGGTGGGTATGGTGGTCCAATGCGAACCTATGGCAGGATGTATGGAAGCCTGGATTTTGATGAT TGGGGTTATGGAATCGGCAGTGGGGGGAGACCATCAAGAGCAGATTGGAGGTACAGGCCATACTAA